One Candidatus Nitronauta litoralis genomic window, TGCCAGGGCGTAGGGGAAAAGACTTTCCTCCTGGGGGTTGGAAAGCAAAACACCTGCAAAATATGCCAGAAACCAGGGTAACAGGGGAAGCGACACGGACTCTCCCGTAAAATATATATCAAAGGAATTTTAATTTAACGCCAGCATAAGATCGATGCGCCGACGCGGTAAATCAACCTCAGCCACCCGAACCCGGACTTCATCGCCAATTCGAAAAATGCGCCCGCGATGTTGCCCCTTCAGTTTGTATTCGTGTTCGTAAAATAAATAATAATCATCCTGAAGGTTTGACACCCGGACAAGCCCTTCTACAAAAATACCCTTTAGTTCCACAAAAAAACCGAAAGCCTGCACGCCGGATATTATCCCGTCATAAATATGGCCCACTTTATCCAACATAAACTGGGCGCGTCTCAGGTCGTTCACTTCACGTTCAATACCCTGTGCCTTGAGCTCCCGGTCAGTTGACTGGGCACCCACCTCTGCCGCGATCTGACGGAGCCGACTGCATTCTTTACGAGTGAGCTTTTTCTTTTTGAGGACATACTTAAGCAGACGATGTATAGCGAGGTCCGGATATCGGCGGATAGGAGAGGTGAAATGTGTGTAATGTTCAAAACCCAGAGCAAAATGTCCGACCGGTTCTTCGGAGTAAATCGCCTTTTTCATGGCCCGTAACATCAGGGTATTGATAGCCCTTGCTTCCGGTTTTTCACTCACATTTTGTAGCAGATTGTGCAAATGTTTTGACGACAGCTTTTTTATTGAAGGCAACCGGTATCCCAGGCTTTCCAGAAACTCCTGAAAGGTTATTAATTTATCCGGGTCCGGTGTTTCATGGATACGGTGCACGGCTGGGATTTTCCGCCCTGTCAAATAACTCGCTACAACTCGATTAGCCGCCAGCATGAATTCTTCAATCAGTTGGTGCGCCGGATTACGGTCTGCAATGACGATGGCCTCAACACTGTGGTCCGGATTCATCCTCACCTCCGGTTCCGGAATTTCAAATTCCACACTGCCTTGTTCAAAACGGCGCTTTCGAAGCGAACGACTGAGTCGATGCATGGCCGTCAGTACTGGCATCGCCTCGGTGTATTCTTTTTCCGGGTCACCGTTTTGCAACAGGTCCCATACCTTTGTGTAGGTAAACCGGTACCGGCTTTTAATCACCGAGGGGAATATTTCAAAATGAGTCAATTCCCCTCCCTTGGTGAATTCCATCAATGCGGTAATAGTCAAACGCTTTTCCAAAGGCTTCAGACTGCACACCTCGTTGGACAACTCAACTGGCAGCATCGGAATGACCCCGTCGGGGTAATATATGCTGGTGCCCCGGTCAAAGGCCTCTTTATCCAGCGCACTGTCTTCTGTCACGTAATTACTGACATCCGCAATGTGGACGCCCAACCGCCACACGGGTCCCTCCACCTCCAACGAAACGGCGTCATCAAAGTCCTTGGCCCGCTCTCCATCAATCGTGAAGGTCAACCAACTGGTAAGATCCCGCCGGCTGTCTCCCTCGTCGCCTACAGGTTCAGGACTGAACCGCCTGGCTTCCTCGAGCGCTTGAGGCGGGAAATCCTGATGGACCCCAAACTTGTGGAAAATGGAACGCAACTCCACGCGCGGGTCATCCGCTTTCCCCAGCACCTCAAGCACCTTACCTGCAGGAGGCTGATGACGTGTTGGATAGTCGGTGATTTCCACCACCACGATCTGCCCAGGCTTGGCACCATTTTTCAGTTTGCCCGGAATAAAAATATCGTGAAAAACATTTTCATCGGAAGGAATCACCCAACCGTCCCGGCCAAGAGGCTCAAACACACCAACGAGCGTAGTATGAGCCCTTTGTAGAATCCTGATTACTCGTCCTTCAGGTTTCCCCCAATTGCTTTTTCCAGACTCCACCCTGACCAGCACCTTGTCCTGATGCATGGCTCCGTTCATCTGTTTCCGTCCGACATAAAGGTCCGCTTCCCTCGCATCGGTCAGTAAAAAACCATATCCATCCGGATGCCCTTTAAGCATTCCGGAAACCAGACTCATCTCGTCGGGCAAGCCATAACGCCCTCCCTTCAATTTAACAAGGGCACCCTCTTCCACCATTTCCTTAATTTGCCCTCGAAATTCCCGACGTTGAGGCTCAGGAACATTCAAGGTTCGCATTAATTCAGAAAATTTTAGCGGTCGATTGGTCTTCTTCTGGATGAGACGAATTAAATTTTCGCTACTTAGATCCATATCTTTCAAATAGTTATAATTTACCCAGACGAACAACCCAGGGTCAATTTTCAGGTAATCCCATTCAATTTTCCTACCGATAAGACGTACCAAGGAGACGCTCGTGCTTGCAGCTATAAAAAATCCTAAAATTCGATCATCTATCAGGTTCCTCACGGTGGCAACTCTTTTCGTTGCCTTTAGTTTGGTCTGGTTTGGTTATAGCACGACTAACGGGAAGAAAGCAGGTAAGTTCAAGAAACCGGAAGTCACCAGAACAGGAGGACAAACCTCAGACCGAATGTCTACCCGCATTCAACATTTGCCCCTCTATTTTGAACGAAATGTCGGGCAGGCTCCGGAAGAGGTGCATTATCTAACCCGTGGGTCTGGGTATGGAGTATTATTTAATGACACCAGCGCCACCATACTTTTTTCAAACCAAGCCAAAGAAAAAAAAGTTTCGCTGAAAAATGAAACGGGAAAAACTTCACTTTTAAAACTCCATTGGGAAAATGCCAGACCCTCCTTTCCAGTAGGTGAATCTCTACAAAAAACGCGGTTCCACTATTTTTCAGGTAATCAACAGGATCAGTGGCACACGGATATAGAAACCTACCTAGCCGTACGTTACCCGGGGGTTTATCCCGGCATAGATCTCGTTTTTTATGGTAACCGACAGCAACCTGAATACGATTTTATCGTAGCCCCTGGAGCAAACTTTCAAAATATTCGCCTTAATTTTGAGGGTGCACAATCTCTCAACATTGGATCCAATGGAAGACTGAATATCCGGACCTCCAATGGAACCCTGTCTCAAGATGCTCCCCGAATTTATCAGGTCATCGACGGAAAAAAAATATCTCGTGAAGGAGGCTACACACTCGACAGCCAAAACCGGGTGGGGTTTCATATTGCCCATTATGATCCTGACCACCCACTGATCATCGACCCGGTCCTTTTACTGAGAACTTATTCAACTTACCTTGGAGGCTCAGGTGCCGAGGTTGGGTTCGATATTGCCCTGGATTCTTCAGGCAATGCCTATATAGCAGGAAGAACGACCTCCTCTGATTTTCCCACTCAGGGAGCTTTTCAGGGAAGCCTTTCCGGAGGTAGTGGCTCAGATGCTTTTGTGGCCAAACTGAGTGCCGATGGTACCTCTCTGGTTTATGGAACCTATCTTGGTGGAATTGGTTTCGATGAAGCCCTTAGCGTTGCCGTAAACAGCAGCGGACAAGCCCATATAACCGGGCGTACCACATCGACCGGTTTCCCCACTCAAAACCCCTTGCAGGGCAGCCTGAGTGGCGGAGCGGGTGAGGATGCTTTTGTTACCAAACTTTCCGCTGACGGCGCTTCGCTAGTATTTTCAACTTATCTGGGAGGGGGCAACACGGATCAAGGACACGGCATTACAGTTGATTCCTCTGGAAATGTCTACGTTACAGGCCAAACAAACTCAACCAACTTCCCCACCAGCCTGGCTTTTCAGGGGGCACTTGCAGGAGGGGCTGGAAACGATGTGTTCCTAACTAAAATCGCTCCATCTGGATTGTCTTTTATTTTCTCTACCTACCTGGGAGGCACCGGGGAAGATTTGGGACGAGGGGTGGCCTTGGATTCAGACCAGAACGCATATCTTACAGGCAGTACAAAATCCACCAACTTTCCAACCCAAAGCCCATTCCAGGGAAATATCGGTGATGGCACCGGAACGGCCAACGATGCCTTCTTCACAAAATTTAACAGCAATGGCGCCTCCCTTGCCTTTTCCTCTTATTTTGGAGGAACCGGGGAAGACGTGGGAAACGACATTGCCGTGGACAACGCCGACCGACTCGTGATCACCGGGCGCACAGCCTCAACCAATTTTCCAACAGCGATACCGTTTCAGGGTGCCTTGAGTGGAGGGTCAGGGACCGATGCCTTTGTCTCACGCATATTGGTTGACGGCAATGGGCTCCAGTTCTCGACCTACCTTGGCGGCGACGCTTTCGATGAAGGAATGTCCGTAACTGTAGATTCCGCTTTCAGCGTTCTGGTTGCCGGGCGAACTGACTCTACAGACTTTCCCGTCAGGAATGCCCTGCAGGGCGACCTTAACGGAGGTTCCGGATCCGATGGTTTTGCCACTCGCTTTAACAGCTTTGGCAACCTGCAATCCTGGTCAACTTATATTGGCGGCACCGGAACGGAGCAAGCTACAGGAATTGCGGTCGACTCGGCCTTAGACGCTTATGTCGTTGGCTTCACCGGGTCAACGGATTTTCAAACGGAAACCCCGTTCCAGGGCACACTGGGCGGTGGAGGGTTGGATGCCTTCCTTACCAAGCTCAGGTTGATTGATGTTAACCCTGAACTGGCCTCCAGTTCTTCAGTCATGTCTCCGTATTACCAGGTTTCTGACGACGTGTATTCTTTTATCGCTATAACCCATCCCTCACTTGCCGGCATGAATTCAAGGATAGGAGTACGTGCTGTTGCATTTAATAACGACGGCTTCCAGTTCGGGACAACCCAGGAATTTACGGTTGATGCAGGGCAAACCGCAAAAATATTTTTTGCCCAGCCGACCAATGCCAACATTAATCCCGGAAATATTCCTGGCGCAAACTTTATAATCGGAACACTTGGCAGCGGACGCGTCCGTTTCGGCCCCATCGCAAGCGAACCAACCGAAGTCATTCCCGGCCCTGGCGGAGGGTTGCCGGATGTCACCATGCTCAGCTACTGGGGAGCAGTGGTCATCGAGGGTTTTTTGAGCGGATTTGCCGTTTCCTTTGTTGGTGATATTAACGACACTGGGTCACACCCGGATATGGCACCCGGTCACATGCCTACTGGTGTAAACTAGGGGCAAGTTTTTTCCTTCTCCTGCAATAAGCTCCACCCTTCTATTTCTACTGCTTAACGACTTTCATTTTAAAAATGCATCCCCTATAATCGCCAACTATGAAAATACAAAAGGACTGGCTCCAGCAATACGTCGATTGTTCCCTTCCCACACCTGATTTAGGGCACCTGTTAACCATGGCGGGGCTTGAAATCGAGGCCTTTGAAGAAATCCAGTTGGATGGCGGTGAATTAACAGACGTTCTCGAACTCAATGTCACACCAAATCGGGGATATTGTCTTAGCCACATCGGCGTGGCACGTGAAGTGGCTGCACTGACAAAAAGCACTCTTTCCCTTTCAAACCCTGAAGCGGATCTCAAAAAAGCTAATCGGGGACCAGCCATCAAGGACAAATTATCCGTCCGCCTGGATGATCCGGAACTGTGTCCACGTTATGCTGCCCTTGTTATTGAAAACGTTCAGGTAAAGCCATCACCGCCATGGTTGCAAAACCGTTTAACCGCGGTCGGGTTACGCCCAATCAATAACGTGGTCGACATCACCAATTTTGTTTTAATGGAATATGGCCAGCCCTTACACGCTTTCGACCTCAGCCTTCTCAAAAAAAACCAAATCATTGTCCGTCGAGCAAAAGACAAAGAAGTCATCGAAACCCTGGATGGCAGTCAATTGACACTCGAGCCGGACACACTGGTAATAGCTGATGGTGTACGACCGGTAGCCCTCGCCGGTGTTATGGGAGGCGCCAATAGCCAGGTCACCGAAACCACCACGGATATCGTTCTGGAAAGTGCATGTTTCCATCCATCCTCCATTAGAAAAACATCGAAGAAATACGGCCTGCGCTCAGACTCTTCATATCGTTTTGAACGAGGCATTGATATTGATTCCATTGTTTCAGCTCAAGCAAGGGCCGCGCTGTTGATAGAAGAACTTGCCGGAGGAACCATCGCCCAGGGCGAAATTGACCTTTATCCCTCACCACGCCAGCCAGCAAACCTGGTCTTCCGTACAGATCGTTGTAACGCCATCCTTGGAACCAGCCTGGATCCAAATACTGTCAGGAAATACCTGGAAGCTCTGGATATGAAGATAGAGCAAGCAGATGAGGCTCGGTTCGATTTAACTGTTCCTGCCTCGCGGCCGATGATTGAACGGGAAATTGATTTGATAGAAGAAGTCGCCCGGTTACATGGCTACGATAAAATCGAAATCACCGATCCCTCGGGACAACTCACTCCTTTAAAGCCCACGGATCTCCAAACGACAAGTCGCGCTCTTAATCAGTTGATGTGTAACCTGGGTTTTACGGAAACCATAAATTACAGCTTTCTGGAAAAAGACATCACTGAACATTTTATTGAAGCCTTTGC contains:
- the rnr gene encoding ribonuclease R, which codes for MDLSSENLIRLIQKKTNRPLKFSELMRTLNVPEPQRREFRGQIKEMVEEGALVKLKGGRYGLPDEMSLVSGMLKGHPDGYGFLLTDAREADLYVGRKQMNGAMHQDKVLVRVESGKSNWGKPEGRVIRILQRAHTTLVGVFEPLGRDGWVIPSDENVFHDIFIPGKLKNGAKPGQIVVVEITDYPTRHQPPAGKVLEVLGKADDPRVELRSIFHKFGVHQDFPPQALEEARRFSPEPVGDEGDSRRDLTSWLTFTIDGERAKDFDDAVSLEVEGPVWRLGVHIADVSNYVTEDSALDKEAFDRGTSIYYPDGVIPMLPVELSNEVCSLKPLEKRLTITALMEFTKGGELTHFEIFPSVIKSRYRFTYTKVWDLLQNGDPEKEYTEAMPVLTAMHRLSRSLRKRRFEQGSVEFEIPEPEVRMNPDHSVEAIVIADRNPAHQLIEEFMLAANRVVASYLTGRKIPAVHRIHETPDPDKLITFQEFLESLGYRLPSIKKLSSKHLHNLLQNVSEKPEARAINTLMLRAMKKAIYSEEPVGHFALGFEHYTHFTSPIRRYPDLAIHRLLKYVLKKKKLTRKECSRLRQIAAEVGAQSTDRELKAQGIEREVNDLRRAQFMLDKVGHIYDGIISGVQAFGFFVELKGIFVEGLVRVSNLQDDYYLFYEHEYKLKGQHRGRIFRIGDEVRVRVAEVDLPRRRIDLMLALN
- a CDS encoding phenylalanine--tRNA ligase subunit beta, encoding MKIQKDWLQQYVDCSLPTPDLGHLLTMAGLEIEAFEEIQLDGGELTDVLELNVTPNRGYCLSHIGVAREVAALTKSTLSLSNPEADLKKANRGPAIKDKLSVRLDDPELCPRYAALVIENVQVKPSPPWLQNRLTAVGLRPINNVVDITNFVLMEYGQPLHAFDLSLLKKNQIIVRRAKDKEVIETLDGSQLTLEPDTLVIADGVRPVALAGVMGGANSQVTETTTDIVLESACFHPSSIRKTSKKYGLRSDSSYRFERGIDIDSIVSAQARAALLIEELAGGTIAQGEIDLYPSPRQPANLVFRTDRCNAILGTSLDPNTVRKYLEALDMKIEQADEARFDLTVPASRPMIEREIDLIEEVARLHGYDKIEITDPSGQLTPLKPTDLQTTSRALNQLMCNLGFTETINYSFLEKDITEHFIEAFANNEATTISLDNPISVDLGTMRTSLIPGLAKSSIRNIRHGAKSLRLFEIGSAFFQKDDQVVERPCLAAIVTGPYPPDVWTGIGKGYDFYDIKGTLESLLSNFRIKGDYRSTAKPYLAQGTSIDCFVGKISIASLGELSPTLAKKFEIDQPLFALEIDLEGWVNALPPTVRFEPLPKFPGIYRDISLLVDKSVKADEICQVIEQAGTHLLKKTELYDHFEGKKLEPGKKSLTFALTFQSPDRTLTDEEINPIFEEIVKQLVEKVQAHLRDA